Proteins encoded together in one Penaeus vannamei isolate JL-2024 chromosome 41, ASM4276789v1, whole genome shotgun sequence window:
- the LOC113802209 gene encoding uncharacterized protein encodes MPRKYIKKPPKCKDPKVIKKAAKEVIKKKLSSKEAARKYNVTNVAVHRCMRALRGRKERIPYSQASLEAAIRDMQEKNASVVKVSKRYGIPRSTLSSKLHSPCPLAKKMTGRGTALVQEEEEAIKTWILEKSASEELLSWETIASTLQQILNERGLNIFKNNNKPTSGWLQAFMRRHPELRKVRLGPWSIGIVATPTTGGQDEEEECEG; translated from the exons ATGCCACGGAAGTACATTAAGAAGCCGCCCAAATGCAAAGATCCAAAGGTCATCAAAAAAGCAGCGAAGGAGGTCATCAAGAAGAAATTAAGCTCCAAGGAAGCTGCTAGGAAATACAATGTGACAAATGTCGCAGTCCACAGGTGCATGAGAG CCCTCAGAGGACGCAAAGAAAGGATACCCTACTCCCAAGCCTCCTTAGAAGCTGCCATCCGTGACATGCAGGAAAAGAATGCCTCGGTGGTAAAGGTGAGCAAGCGCTATGGCATCCCACGCAGCACACTCTCCAGCAAGCTCCATTCACCATGTCCACTCGCGAAGAAAATGACAGGCAGGGGGACAGCACTagtgcaggaggaagaagaggccatCAAGACGTGGATCCTGGAGAAGAGTGCCAGTGAGGAATTGCTGTCATGGGAGACCATAGCCAGCACACTGCAGCAGATCCTCAATGAGCGAGGCCTCAACATatttaagaacaacaacaagccGACGTCGGGATGGCTCCAGGCCTTCATGCGGCGGCATCCAGAGCTCAGAAAAGTTAGACTGGGACCCTGGAGCATTGGCATTGTTGCTACACCCACTACAGGAGGtcaggatgaagaagaagaatgcgaaGGGTGA